The Chryseobacterium nakagawai genome has a segment encoding these proteins:
- a CDS encoding RHS repeat-associated core domain-containing protein produces the protein MKKLIIPIGMLLISYSVHAQLTPGENYIQSRTYLDYNGTNPSKTSETVQYFDGLGRPKQVVNVKASPLGKDVVTHIEYDQFGRQVKDYLPVPQSGTLNGGIIPNPLSNASSSPYGSEKIYSEKILENSPLNRLQQQIQVGNDWSTKPVKFGYETNIGNEVYQHITTTTWENGATKSGISLSPAVLYAPGTLYKNTVTDEDGNPTVEFKNGKGQTLLVRKLMGSTEQADTYYVYNEYDQLAFVIPPNAVQKPISEALLNDLCYQYRYDGRGRLVEKKLPGKGWEYMVYDKADRLVFTQDANMSLTNKWLFTKYDALGRVIITGIVSGSSRAYMQTMIGDTVMTENGSATGFTKNGMQIFYTNTNFPYLETVFSVNYYDTYPGYNFNPTFPSTIQEVETLKETVSPEGKSTKGLAVMRLVKNIEDDNWTKNYTYYDTKGRVIGTHSINHLGGYTKTESKLDFAGLAQTVITKHKRLETDTERVITETFDYDHQNRLLVHKHQVDANPVEILTQNTYNELSQLESKKVGGIAAGSALQQIDYKYNIRGWMTKINDPLNLNGRLFGYEIKYHNPISSAKSPGKFNGNIAEIDWKNSSEDILKRYNYEYDPLNRLKNGFYSEPNATNPGNGNFDEYLTYDLNGNINTLQRKATPISGQTPALVDNLEYKYTGNRLNQVIESAMNDTGYEGGNNIIDYDVNGNMINMKDKGINTIGYNHLSLPNTFAMSHPDPIIVGQQTSANLGYLYRADGTKLRKTYSTRPPRGSVSTSMTDYLDGFQYSYREGGGLCLTCRTESAFEEQAYGNLGKTFPNIGDPPAWKLDFVPTSEGFYSFTENRYIYQYKDHLGNTRVSFAKDSAGVLEITDTNNYYPFGLNHISGMFGTSNFGGLYSYKYNGKELQETGMYDYGARMYMPDLGRWGVVDPLAEKMRRYSPYNYAFNNPLRFVDPDGKQAKDVIITGDKQKEAFKQLQQSTSLELKMDDKGKVTASGTAKTNADKKLLSATTDSNVIVNVNATSSNYSNVGRWYIGGAYGGSEIKSDGKTYTKQTINPEQTKKIDNFYNVQKGVSVLHEVLESYIGGVNSPGIGAPTLDQTTPEFIAYKNAHDSTEKIDPRHIASDVSQDPTDGKLYINKPDPKSPQSYIELLINDLSK, from the coding sequence ATGAAAAAACTTATAATTCCCATAGGCATGCTGTTGATAAGCTATTCAGTCCATGCCCAGCTTACCCCGGGAGAAAACTATATCCAATCCAGGACCTATCTTGATTATAATGGAACGAACCCTTCAAAAACCTCAGAAACCGTCCAGTATTTTGATGGTTTGGGAAGACCTAAGCAGGTAGTGAATGTAAAAGCCTCTCCCTTGGGAAAAGATGTGGTTACTCACATTGAATATGACCAGTTCGGAAGACAGGTGAAAGACTATCTTCCTGTACCTCAATCAGGAACTTTGAATGGAGGGATTATTCCCAATCCTTTATCCAATGCCAGCAGTTCTCCTTATGGCTCAGAAAAGATCTATTCTGAGAAAATATTGGAAAACTCTCCTTTGAACAGGCTTCAGCAGCAGATCCAGGTGGGGAATGACTGGAGTACAAAGCCTGTGAAGTTTGGGTATGAAACCAATATAGGCAATGAAGTGTACCAGCATATTACCACCACCACCTGGGAAAACGGGGCCACTAAAAGTGGGATAAGTTTATCTCCGGCAGTTTTATATGCACCTGGTACCTTGTATAAAAATACGGTGACAGATGAAGATGGAAACCCAACGGTAGAGTTCAAAAACGGAAAAGGGCAAACCTTGCTGGTAAGAAAGCTGATGGGCTCCACCGAGCAGGCAGATACTTACTATGTGTATAACGAATACGATCAGCTGGCCTTTGTGATTCCTCCCAATGCGGTTCAAAAACCTATTAGCGAAGCTCTGCTCAATGATCTCTGTTACCAGTACCGTTACGACGGAAGAGGAAGACTGGTAGAAAAGAAACTTCCCGGAAAGGGCTGGGAATATATGGTGTATGATAAGGCTGACCGATTAGTTTTTACCCAGGATGCTAATATGAGTCTAACGAATAAATGGTTATTTACAAAATACGATGCATTAGGGAGAGTAATCATAACAGGTATTGTGAGTGGGAGCAGCAGAGCTTATATGCAGACAATGATTGGAGATACAGTGATGACTGAGAATGGATCTGCCACCGGCTTTACAAAAAACGGAATGCAGATATTTTATACTAACACCAATTTCCCTTATCTTGAAACAGTCTTTTCGGTTAACTATTATGATACTTATCCGGGGTATAACTTTAATCCTACATTTCCTTCCACCATCCAGGAAGTAGAAACATTAAAAGAAACGGTATCCCCGGAAGGAAAAAGCACCAAAGGACTTGCTGTAATGAGGCTGGTAAAAAATATTGAAGATGACAACTGGACCAAGAATTATACGTATTATGACACCAAAGGACGAGTGATAGGCACCCATTCCATCAATCATTTGGGAGGCTATACCAAAACAGAATCCAAGCTGGATTTTGCAGGACTAGCCCAAACGGTGATCACCAAACATAAGAGGTTAGAAACCGATACAGAAAGAGTCATCACCGAAACCTTTGACTATGACCACCAGAACAGACTTTTGGTTCACAAACATCAGGTAGATGCTAATCCTGTGGAAATCCTTACCCAGAATACGTACAATGAACTTTCGCAGCTGGAATCTAAAAAAGTGGGTGGAATTGCTGCAGGATCTGCGCTTCAGCAGATAGATTATAAGTACAATATCCGTGGTTGGATGACTAAGATCAATGATCCTTTGAATCTAAATGGAAGATTGTTTGGCTATGAAATAAAATATCATAATCCTATATCTTCAGCAAAATCACCCGGGAAGTTTAACGGAAATATTGCAGAGATCGACTGGAAGAATTCTTCAGAAGACATTCTGAAAAGATACAACTATGAATATGATCCTTTGAACCGTTTAAAAAATGGATTCTACTCAGAACCTAATGCCACTAATCCTGGCAATGGTAATTTTGATGAATATCTTACTTATGACCTGAATGGAAACATTAATACCCTGCAACGAAAAGCCACTCCAATATCAGGTCAAACTCCTGCATTGGTAGATAACCTTGAATATAAATATACCGGAAACCGCCTGAATCAGGTGATAGAATCTGCAATGAACGATACCGGGTATGAAGGCGGAAATAATATAATAGATTATGATGTGAATGGAAATATGATTAATATGAAAGATAAGGGAATCAACACTATTGGTTATAATCATCTCAGCCTTCCCAATACATTTGCAATGAGCCATCCGGATCCTATTATTGTTGGTCAGCAAACAAGTGCTAATCTTGGATATTTATACCGTGCAGATGGAACCAAACTAAGAAAAACGTATTCAACCCGGCCTCCGAGAGGATCGGTTAGTACCAGTATGACCGATTATCTGGATGGCTTCCAATACTCATACCGGGAAGGTGGGGGACTCTGTCTAACCTGTCGTACCGAGTCTGCTTTTGAAGAACAGGCTTACGGAAATCTCGGAAAAACCTTTCCTAATATAGGAGATCCACCAGCATGGAAGCTGGATTTTGTGCCCACTTCAGAAGGCTTTTACAGTTTCACAGAAAACCGTTATATTTACCAGTATAAAGATCACTTAGGCAACACCCGAGTAAGTTTTGCCAAAGACAGCGCAGGTGTTCTGGAAATTACCGATACTAACAACTATTATCCTTTTGGTCTCAACCATATCTCAGGAATGTTTGGGACTTCTAATTTTGGAGGGTTATATAGTTATAAGTACAATGGAAAGGAGCTGCAAGAAACAGGTATGTATGATTATGGGGCGAGGATGTATATGCCGGATCTCGGAAGATGGGGTGTAGTGGATCCGTTGGCGGAGAAAATGAGAAGATATTCTCCTTATAACTATGCTTTTAACAATCCGCTAAGATTTGTTGATCCGGATGGGAAACAAGCAAAAGATGTTATTATTACAGGAGACAAGCAAAAGGAAGCCTTTAAACAACTACAACAATCAACATCTTTAGAATTAAAAATGGATGATAAGGGTAAAGTTACTGCCTCTGGCACTGCAAAAACAAATGCAGATAAAAAATTATTATCTGCTACAACTGACTCTAATGTAATAGTAAATGTAAATGCAACGTCATCTAATTATAGCAATGTTGGTCGTTGGTATATAGGTGGTGCATATGGAGGGAGTGAAATAAAATCAGATGGGAAAACATATACAAAACAAACCATAAATCCTGAACAAACTAAAAAAATAGATAATTTTTATAACGTTCAAAAAGGAGTTTCTGTTCTTCATGAAGTTCTAGAATCTTATATTGGAGGTGTTAATTCTCCCGGCATAGGTGCTCCTACATTAGATCAAACAACTCCTGAATTTATAGCATATAAAAATGCACACGATAGTACAGAAAAAATAGATCCAAGACATATTGCTTCTGATGTATCTCAAGATCCTACCGATGGGAAATTATATATAAATAAACCTGATCCTAAAAGCCCACAGAGCTACATAGAATTACTTATTAACGATTTATCTAAATAA
- a CDS encoding RHS repeat-associated core domain-containing protein: MSFAKDSAGALEVTDTNNYYPFGLNHISGMFGTSNFGGLYSYKYNGKELQETGMYDYGARFYMPDLGRWGVVDPLAEKMTRHSPYNYAFNNPIRFIDPDGMQAEDKIKIFNNGKIERTADTNTYDTVTNEDESKSIQIARTNVTEKNPTGESQIGELKNEKVSIAGVGPDFGYFQINNYDTATQVFEFIADNTSVEFGQDKFDFSDGFSTNVISTNYNETKHASAADVLANNNLSMGSTTMHITKDGVYSEAVHSHPGFEYNPSGFSEGNWNKGNPTFGIAYKDAGDKGRSKSNSAISKYVYSTWLKNNGANGGYVKYDYNAAVYTGKKK; this comes from the coding sequence GTGAGTTTTGCAAAAGACAGCGCAGGTGCTCTAGAAGTTACGGATACCAATAACTATTATCCTTTTGGTCTCAACCATATCTCAGGAATGTTTGGAACTTCTAATTTTGGAGGGTTATATAGTTACAAGTACAACGGAAAGGAGCTCCAGGAGACTGGGATGTATGATTATGGGGCGAGATTTTATATGCCAGATTTAGGAAGATGGGGTGTGGTGGATCCGTTGGCGGAAAAGATGACTCGTCATAGTCCTTATAATTATGCTTTTAATAATCCAATCAGATTTATTGATCCGGATGGAATGCAAGCAGAAGATAAGATCAAGATTTTTAATAATGGTAAAATAGAACGTACTGCCGATACAAATACATACGATACTGTTACGAATGAAGATGAATCTAAATCAATACAAATTGCACGGACTAATGTTACAGAAAAGAATCCAACAGGAGAATCTCAGATAGGAGAGTTGAAGAATGAAAAAGTTTCAATTGCAGGGGTAGGTCCTGATTTTGGTTATTTTCAAATTAATAATTATGATACAGCAACACAAGTATTTGAGTTTATAGCTGATAATACTTCTGTAGAATTTGGACAAGATAAATTTGATTTTTCAGATGGGTTTTCTACAAATGTGATAAGTACAAATTACAATGAAACTAAACATGCAAGTGCTGCCGATGTTCTAGCGAATAATAATCTGAGTATGGGGTCTACGACAATGCACATAACCAAAGATGGTGTATATTCCGAAGCTGTTCATTCACATCCCGGATTTGAATACAATCCCTCAGGATTCAGTGAAGGAAATTGGAATAAGGGAAATCCAACATTTGGTATAGCGTACAAGGATGCTGGGGATAAAGGACGTTCAAAAAGTAATAGCGCAATATCTAAATATGTATATAGTACATGGCTGAAAAATAATGGAGCAAATGGAGGGTATGTAAAATATGATTACAATGCAGCAGTCTATACAGGTAAGAAAAAATAA
- a CDS encoding M28 family peptidase, with amino-acid sequence MKRITTLLCTSLIVQSISAQTFIQAYKDRADMVTQTNITTNLQDFGNFGIKKTGTQANTNALNWIKNKYLSYGYTASQITESPFTYGSATSKNLIITKTGTLYPNKYVIICGHFDTINGPGVNDNGSGTSIILEAARILQNVPTEYSIKFIHFSGEEQGLIGSSHYVNNVVYQNGVRKLDIKLVFNLDQVGGVKGNNNNTVYCDEDQGGLSSNNAASAAVTQQLRNCTALYSPLQTAVDPAADTDYIPFEQKGEIITGFFERIRSSFPHSSKDTFANVDPVYVYNIGKATVGALQHFATASTTLTMNKTASQNGLENVRLYPNPANNILNIELPNKPANFSFEITNVSGRTLLKVNNETKINVSTLERGVYIGILKFGDQTVVKNILIER; translated from the coding sequence ATGAAAAGAATTACCACTCTTTTATGCACTTCATTGATTGTGCAGAGCATTAGTGCTCAAACTTTTATCCAGGCTTATAAAGACAGGGCTGATATGGTAACCCAAACTAACATTACAACGAATCTTCAGGATTTCGGTAATTTTGGAATTAAAAAGACCGGAACCCAAGCCAATACGAATGCTTTAAACTGGATTAAAAACAAATATCTATCTTATGGATATACTGCCAGCCAAATTACGGAAAGCCCTTTCACCTATGGTTCAGCAACCTCAAAAAACCTGATCATTACGAAAACCGGAACCCTTTATCCTAACAAGTATGTAATTATTTGCGGGCATTTTGATACCATTAACGGACCTGGAGTTAATGATAATGGCAGTGGTACTTCTATCATTCTTGAAGCTGCGAGGATATTACAAAATGTACCAACGGAGTATTCTATTAAGTTTATTCACTTTTCCGGAGAAGAACAAGGGTTAATTGGGAGCTCACATTATGTTAATAATGTAGTCTATCAAAACGGGGTTCGTAAACTGGATATTAAACTGGTTTTTAATCTTGACCAGGTAGGTGGTGTAAAAGGAAATAATAATAACACGGTGTACTGTGATGAGGATCAGGGAGGTCTTTCCAGCAATAATGCGGCTTCAGCTGCAGTAACGCAACAACTCAGAAACTGCACGGCTTTGTATTCTCCGCTTCAAACCGCTGTAGACCCGGCAGCTGATACTGATTATATTCCCTTTGAGCAGAAAGGTGAAATCATCACCGGCTTTTTTGAAAGAATAAGAAGCAGTTTCCCACATAGCTCCAAGGATACTTTTGCGAATGTAGACCCTGTGTATGTCTATAATATCGGGAAGGCCACTGTGGGAGCGTTACAACATTTTGCAACTGCTTCTACCACTTTAACCATGAATAAGACAGCATCACAAAATGGATTGGAAAATGTGAGACTCTACCCTAACCCGGCTAATAATATCCTAAATATTGAATTACCAAATAAACCAGCAAATTTCAGTTTTGAAATCACCAATGTATCAGGAAGAACACTATTGAAAGTCAATAATGAAACAAAAATTAACGTTTCTACCCTGGAAAGAGGAGTTTATATAGGAATTTTAAAATTTGGAGATCAGACGGTTGTTAAGAATATTTTGATTGAAAGATAA
- a CDS encoding M28 family peptidase: MKKIASFLLIAIASHKMSAQSFIQAYQNRADAVSQTDIITNLQEFASWGVKKTGTQANVNALTWLKNKYLSYGYTASQMTEDTFPYSNTTSKNLIITKTGTVYPSKYVIICGHFDTITGPGVNDNGSGTSIILEAARILRTIPTEYSIKFIHFSGEEQGLLGSYHYVDNVVYQGNNRVLDVKMVFNLDQVGGVMGNINNTVYCDEDQSGLPGNNAASATITQELRNCTSLYSTLQTAVDPAEDTDYIPFEERGEIITGFFERIRSSFPHTVNDTFANTDPEYIYKIGKASVGALQHFAVAATQTLGTQEAVSKNTLESIKIYPNPAKDFINIEFPDSKTKNFTFEITDFEGRSLLKTVNEKKVNISSLENGAYVGIVKRGNQTVVRKLIVAK, from the coding sequence ATGAAAAAAATCGCCTCTTTTTTGTTGATTGCTATCGCCTCTCATAAGATGAGCGCACAAAGTTTTATTCAAGCCTATCAAAACAGAGCGGATGCTGTTTCTCAAACGGATATTATCACCAATCTGCAGGAATTTGCCAGTTGGGGAGTAAAAAAAACAGGTACCCAAGCCAACGTAAATGCACTGACTTGGCTTAAAAACAAATATCTTTCTTATGGCTATACAGCCAGTCAAATGACTGAGGATACATTTCCTTATTCTAATACTACTTCAAAAAATTTAATCATAACCAAAACAGGAACAGTCTATCCTAGTAAATATGTTATTATTTGTGGACATTTTGATACTATTACGGGCCCGGGTGTGAATGATAATGGAAGCGGAACTTCTATTATTTTAGAAGCAGCAAGAATTTTAAGAACAATTCCTACAGAATATTCTATTAAATTTATTCATTTCTCAGGCGAAGAACAAGGGCTTTTAGGCAGCTATCATTATGTGGATAATGTTGTTTACCAAGGAAACAATCGTGTTCTGGATGTTAAAATGGTTTTCAATCTGGATCAGGTTGGTGGTGTGATGGGAAATATCAATAATACAGTGTACTGTGATGAAGATCAAAGCGGACTTCCCGGTAATAATGCTGCTTCTGCTACTATAACTCAGGAGCTAAGGAATTGCACTTCTTTGTACTCAACACTTCAGACAGCTGTAGACCCCGCAGAAGATACCGATTATATACCTTTTGAAGAAAGAGGCGAAATTATTACAGGCTTTTTTGAAAGAATCAGAAGCTCTTTTCCACATACCGTTAATGACACTTTTGCCAATACTGACCCAGAATACATTTATAAAATCGGAAAAGCATCTGTGGGAGCATTACAACACTTTGCAGTTGCTGCTACACAAACTTTAGGAACCCAGGAAGCTGTTTCAAAAAATACTCTAGAATCCATCAAGATTTATCCTAATCCTGCAAAGGATTTTATCAATATTGAATTTCCTGATTCTAAGACAAAGAATTTCACTTTTGAAATCACTGATTTTGAAGGACGTTCCTTACTTAAAACAGTTAATGAGAAAAAAGTGAATATCTCAAGCCTTGAAAATGGAGCTTATGTTGGAATTGTAAAGAGAGGTAACCAGACTGTAGTAAGAAAGTTGATTGTAGCTAAATAA
- a CDS encoding M20/M25/M40 family metallo-hydrolase has translation MKKIAVFLFTSIALQNIGAQNLIQAYKNRADMVSQANITTNLTDFENLGVKTTGSTANTNALNWLKNKYISYGYAASQIEEDPFSFGTTNSKNLIITKTGTVYPDKYVIICGHYDTIYGPGVSDNGSGTSILLEAARILKNVPTEYSIKFIHFSGEEQGLKGSYHYADYIAYQGNTRKLDIKLVLNIDQVGGQLGNNNNTITCEKDISGMSGNNAASATATQELAVCTGLYSSLQTFISNAYSSDYIPFEAKGYTITGFYEYIRSENEHSTADTFANIDPVYVFNVGKAAVGALQHFAVATTANNILGTQETRVQNSSENVNIYPNPAKNLLTVEFPQKTNQFNIEISDMTGNIVLRAENKNKIDTTPLSNGVYMISVKTDKNHIIKKIIIDK, from the coding sequence ATGAAAAAAATTGCTGTTTTTTTATTCACCTCCATAGCACTACAGAACATCGGAGCCCAAAATCTTATCCAGGCTTATAAAAACAGGGCAGATATGGTTTCGCAAGCCAATATCACAACCAATCTTACTGATTTTGAAAATCTAGGTGTGAAAACTACTGGCTCAACGGCCAATACTAATGCTCTTAACTGGCTAAAAAATAAGTATATTTCTTATGGATATGCTGCGAGCCAGATTGAAGAAGATCCGTTCAGTTTTGGAACTACAAATTCAAAAAACCTGATAATTACCAAGACCGGAACAGTATACCCTGATAAATATGTGATTATTTGCGGGCATTATGACACAATCTATGGCCCCGGAGTAAGTGATAACGGCAGTGGCACTTCTATTCTTTTAGAGGCAGCAAGAATATTAAAAAATGTTCCTACTGAATATTCCATTAAGTTCATTCACTTTTCCGGAGAAGAGCAAGGGCTGAAAGGAAGTTATCATTATGCAGATTATATTGCTTACCAGGGAAATACCCGTAAGCTAGATATTAAGTTAGTCCTTAATATAGACCAGGTAGGAGGGCAATTGGGAAATAACAACAATACGATTACCTGTGAAAAAGATATCAGCGGAATGTCTGGAAATAATGCAGCATCTGCTACTGCTACACAGGAGTTAGCTGTGTGTACAGGGCTTTATTCTTCGCTTCAGACTTTTATTTCTAATGCATATAGTTCGGATTATATTCCTTTTGAAGCCAAAGGGTATACCATTACCGGTTTTTATGAATATATCAGAAGTGAAAATGAACACAGTACAGCTGACACGTTTGCCAATATAGATCCTGTTTATGTCTTTAATGTAGGTAAAGCAGCGGTGGGGGCACTACAACATTTTGCTGTAGCTACTACGGCTAATAATATTCTGGGAACCCAGGAAACCAGAGTTCAAAATTCATCTGAGAATGTAAACATTTACCCTAATCCAGCCAAGAATCTTTTAACGGTAGAGTTTCCGCAAAAGACTAATCAGTTCAATATTGAGATTTCCGATATGACCGGAAATATAGTGCTTCGTGCGGAAAATAAAAACAAAATAGATACCACCCCATTGAGCAATGGAGTTTACATGATCTCTGTAAAAACAGACAAAAACCATATTATTAAAAAGATAATCATTGATAAGTAA
- the rplT gene encoding 50S ribosomal protein L20, whose amino-acid sequence MPRSVNAVASRARRKKIFKQAKGFFGRRKNVWTVAKNAVEKAMQYAYRGRKEKKRNFRALWITRINAGTREHGMSYSQFMGALKKNNIELNRKVLADLAMNHPEAFKAVVDQVK is encoded by the coding sequence ATGCCAAGATCAGTAAATGCGGTAGCTTCAAGAGCTCGCAGAAAGAAAATTTTTAAGCAAGCTAAAGGTTTTTTCGGTAGAAGAAAGAATGTTTGGACTGTAGCTAAAAACGCGGTAGAAAAAGCAATGCAATATGCTTACCGTGGTAGAAAAGAGAAGAAAAGAAACTTCAGAGCACTTTGGATCACTCGTATTAACGCGGGAACTAGAGAGCACGGAATGTCTTACTCTCAGTTTATGGGAGCTCTTAAAAAGAACAACATTGAGCTTAACAGAAAAGTTTTAGCAGATTTAGCAATGAATCACCCTGAAGCTTTCAAAGCTGTTGTAGATCAAGTAAAATAA
- the rpmI gene encoding 50S ribosomal protein L35: MPKLKTKSGAKKRFALTGSGKIKRKNAYKSHILTKKETKQKRNLTTTSYVAKVDEKSVQRQLAIK, encoded by the coding sequence ATGCCAAAATTAAAAACGAAATCAGGTGCTAAGAAACGTTTTGCTCTTACCGGATCTGGTAAGATCAAAAGAAAAAACGCTTATAAAAGTCACATCTTAACTAAGAAAGAAACTAAGCAGAAGAGAAATCTTACTACTACTTCTTACGTAGCTAAAGTGGACGAAAAAAGTGTTCAACGTCAATTAGCAATTAAGTAG
- a CDS encoding glycosyltransferase family 39 protein, which translates to MRLGYLSFFFIATIIFSLGCFYYFPFFSDDSLISLRYAQRFIEGKGLTWNDGQPVEGYSNLLWVLGLSALGKLGMDLILAARVLGIVCSLGTIGSILYYFRNKNIQKEYVFLGVVLLVTTPSFAVWAIGGLEQPLYVLLLALILIEVSKIINDKNFRTIYLLSFWLGLLTLTRPDGFLFTLLTSGFLLVTCKKSKKQFITIGMATAIIPSLFLLGQLVFRYNFYGELVPNTALVKVKVTIHHILRGGFYNFKAFFSTLLLSGLGGLSLYYLVRKELLFGYYLLVLTAAWVGYVTLVGGDIFPAFRHYYVVLILFVFSIILGLQYFKKINLTSKKVSLSLIFLIVINAFIQSIIPDNQRATDERWEFRGMKLGETLKKTFPNSTLVAVTAAGCIPYSSELPIVDMLGLNDYYIPRHPPKNFGNGSLAHELGDANYVMNRNPDIIIFHIGGELNFNIGDQLKSNKVFNNNYIKVKTKEKDQEYQLFFNKYGKNTGIKNNGNQLIIPGYLFQASSDNLSIFSGNKLVKRMDKGKSYTLSLDHLSSGNWKISGSEEKIVDFNTNIHIKNGQLTIEIIPQSNMFLESIVLEREY; encoded by the coding sequence ATGAGATTGGGATATTTATCCTTTTTTTTCATAGCAACCATTATTTTTTCTCTTGGATGCTTTTATTACTTCCCTTTTTTTTCAGATGACAGTTTGATTTCATTACGGTATGCCCAACGCTTTATTGAAGGCAAAGGATTAACCTGGAATGATGGTCAACCTGTTGAAGGATACTCTAATCTGCTTTGGGTTTTAGGTTTGTCTGCATTGGGAAAACTGGGAATGGATCTTATTCTGGCAGCTAGAGTTTTAGGCATTGTATGCTCATTGGGAACCATAGGAAGTATTCTTTATTATTTTAGAAATAAAAATATACAGAAAGAGTATGTTTTTCTAGGAGTGGTATTATTAGTGACAACTCCATCCTTTGCTGTCTGGGCCATTGGTGGTTTGGAGCAGCCTCTATATGTGTTGCTTCTTGCTTTAATTTTAATTGAGGTTTCAAAGATCATTAATGATAAGAACTTCAGAACAATTTATCTCCTCTCCTTTTGGTTAGGTCTTTTAACACTCACCAGACCGGATGGATTTTTATTTACATTGCTTACCTCAGGGTTTTTATTGGTAACCTGTAAAAAGAGCAAAAAGCAGTTCATTACAATAGGAATGGCTACCGCTATTATTCCATCTTTATTTTTATTGGGGCAACTTGTATTTCGGTATAATTTTTACGGAGAATTAGTACCTAATACAGCTTTGGTAAAGGTAAAGGTAACCATCCATCACATTTTACGTGGAGGGTTTTATAATTTTAAAGCTTTCTTCAGTACCCTATTGCTGTCTGGATTAGGGGGCTTATCTCTTTATTATCTTGTAAGAAAAGAGCTTCTTTTCGGATATTATTTATTAGTGCTAACTGCTGCCTGGGTGGGCTATGTAACGTTGGTTGGCGGAGATATCTTTCCTGCCTTCAGACATTATTATGTTGTGCTGATTCTGTTTGTTTTCTCAATTATTTTGGGGTTGCAATATTTCAAAAAGATCAATTTGACATCAAAAAAGGTAAGTTTGAGTTTGATTTTTCTTATAGTAATAAATGCATTTATTCAATCCATAATTCCTGATAATCAGCGCGCAACAGATGAAAGATGGGAGTTCAGAGGAATGAAACTGGGAGAAACTTTAAAGAAAACATTTCCCAACTCGACTCTTGTTGCCGTTACAGCAGCAGGTTGTATTCCTTACTCGTCTGAATTACCTATCGTTGATATGTTGGGGTTAAATGATTATTATATCCCAAGGCATCCGCCTAAAAACTTCGGAAACGGATCTTTAGCCCATGAATTGGGAGATGCCAATTATGTGATGAACCGAAATCCTGATATTATTATTTTCCATATTGGAGGCGAACTCAATTTTAATATTGGCGATCAGCTAAAGAGCAATAAGGTTTTCAATAATAATTATATTAAGGTAAAAACAAAAGAAAAGGATCAAGAATATCAACTATTCTTTAATAAATATGGGAAGAATACTGGCATTAAAAACAATGGAAACCAATTAATTATTCCCGGATATCTGTTCCAGGCTTCATCAGATAACCTAAGTATATTTTCAGGAAATAAACTGGTAAAAAGAATGGATAAGGGGAAATCTTATACTCTATCTCTTGACCATCTTTCTTCCGGAAATTGGAAAATCTCTGGTTCAGAAGAGAAAATTGTAGATTTTAATACTAATATTCATATAAAAAATGGGCAATTAACGATTGAAATTATCCCACAAAGTAATATGTTTTTAGAAAGTATTGTTCTGGAAAGGGAATATTGA